The Porites lutea chromosome 7, jaPorLute2.1, whole genome shotgun sequence genome includes the window atcattagtTAGATTTGAACAaataaaagatttcttaaaatccacttCGAATTCGTATATcgtcctttttttgttattcatttgggattgaaacgacaaatacgttcatacactcccatagttccctcaaaaaccatacccgattccggACCAAAATAGGGAAAATGTTACGGCAAACATTGTCAAGAACGCTTGGTTGGAGGGATTGTTTTGCTTGCTAATCCTCGCGTGTGACGCGCTCGCCTCCCCATACTCCTTACCCCACCCCCTCACTGCCGCGTTTATTTTCCCGCAGTGTCAACGCCTTAAGTAGGGATTTTAAGCCATGATCCCGCGATGGCAaagaaaacgtcgcttaaaactGAGTTCCCGTTCTTTCTATCTTAAAGCCGTTATTTTAACTCGCTTTATCAAAATGTAGTAGCTTGTAGCTGAACTCTCCTGAAGTTCAAGTCTTGAAGTGTCCACCGCTAAAGAGGTGATTAAAACGTGTGATGCATGTGCACTGAAGTTTCAAGTTTGTCTATTTTGTTTGTCTATCCAGCCCTATTCCCACTACTTTTGATCACTGAGATGTTATCCCTTATCCTCTATCCATTCAACTGCATTTAAAGTTTGCGAATTTGACTGTATCTTTCACTTTCGATTCACTTGGGTGTCTTGGCTGACACCGAACCCTGGGGTTCACAATAGCTCATAATCGAAAAATGAGCCTTCAGAAATTCCCAAGGATGCAGTACAAACCAAAAAGGATAAGATGAGTACCATAACTATATAAGCTAGTATAATACAAGGAAACTAATACTTACGTACTTCACACTACGGCTTGCCATGATATCCAACGTGGTCGGAAAGCGAAGTATACATGTAATTAAAAGTGGTCTAAtttgtaaaacaacaactttgcacgtgcatcacgagccgtcactgcacgactatgctacgacgtgaaaatgcctaatttcacgttttatggagaacgtaaagaAGTAACGAAGAATTTTTTCTCTTCCTGAACTGGGATATTTTTCTTAGGCTCATATGTTCACGCTGTACTGGATAACTTCTGCGTCGCCTCGAAAATCATACTCTGTTCACAAAAGAATGTTTGTGGccgcgcgatttctgtgacgaaGCGAATTAAGTCTCTAAAGTGAAGAGTCGCATAACAGATAGGTGTTCACGCTATACCGGATAGTTTTAAAGCCTTTAAAATTCAACTACAGGAGAGTTCACTTAAATTTGACAAAGTAatcgagttggaataatcgcgaaagAGATTAAAAGAACCCGAACACTTTTAATCAAAAAGCGAGTTGTTCACCGCTCGCCGCTGCCGTGGTACCTTGAGGCTTTTACGAGTGGCGGAAAAAAATAACTTCCGGACACCCAACTAGACGCTTTATTCCCTAATAATTCACCATAGGCCGCATCGAAAAACATCCATAATGTTCTTTTAAGCTGAAGTGTTCCAGTGTCCTTTGCTCCCCACAAACCTTGAGCTTcgcgcaaacggacgcaacattgttgcccGACAACTCTCAACATTTTTGGATGCTGCATCAGCTACATGTTAAGTCCGTTTGTacgttgcatgttgttgcgtgttgttgggagttgttgtgcaaagtttgaaacctcagtcaaacttttagcttcgtgcaaacggacgcaacaactcccaacaatgttaggagttgttggtcaacaaTTTTGCGTCCGTTTCCACGGGGCTAAAAGCTTATACTTTAAAAGCTTCTTAGTCAATACAGTGCTTCTTAACTCCTTTGTGTCTGCGTTCTCCAATTCAGCCTTTCCATTTGTCCAAGAATCAAGCTTTATCCTTTTTTACCTGTAGGCCACATCATGTAGAAATTCATTGGCCAATCTAACACCGAATGAATCTCTATCCACTGCTAGCTGGGTATTGGCAGAAACTCATCAAGGGCTgaaaaccccttatgagtttctggtattGGGTAACAAAAGTTGTATCCTAATACTTTCAATTCAGTcatagcattatccaccttttgaacaattgGGGCCTGTCGCCCAAAAATGAAAGACCGAGCCATGCCCAAATTACCTCTCTTACTTGTATAATCCTAACCCCGCTTGGATCACCACCACCCACACCCCCATCCCGGTTGAATGACATTTACCTATTCCAGAGTTAGAAATATAAATTGTCAATAAATAACTTAccgagtgattttacttaacccgtgaaataggtagtagaatactatgcactattatgcactaattctattatcttcttttgtttactggtagttattttgcactagttgttattgtctgtttcacggttcaagtaaaatcaacccaaaaaattgaaaaatgcaAACTTCATTTATCCAATGAgtcttgttttcattttattcacAAAGCTTGTCATCGTTGGTTTAAAATGAAAGACAAACTGACGATGAAACTAAATTTGATCTAAACATATATTAGTACTCTTTGTACAGAGAGAACGGCTGCGAAGTCAACTCAGGGaattgtttcgttttgttttgttttgttttttctcaattatttatCATTATCGAGACCAATCATCAAAAGTGCAGGAAGGATTtaccattttcaagaaaaaaccGGGAAAAATTCGCTTGAAACATAAAATAGTACAGTTCTTCCAGGGGAAAAGATTCCGAAAAAAAGGAATATAATCGTCCATTCCCAGAGATCCCCAGGGGAGCTGGGAGCTAAGTGGGAcgaatatttatatttataagcaacttttttcctttagatttggggggggggggggatctttcaaaaagtttttttttggtccttccggcctcagtttggtctaaaaataaggggagCCCGGCCCCCCTGGCCCCccccccctggatccgccaatGAGtaattaagacagaatccatcaggaaattgagtagttttaattttcagtggacaagaaccttgtaccagaataatatAAAGAATATTGCTTTCcttcttacatttttcaagggctaaagatgtaattagtcatctgtaataacaccaaaaatATTTCTCACGGGAGTCCGTGAAAATGAATGTCAAGTTTCACATAATTGTGAAAACACTggtaaaattcttaaaaattttGTGTGTAACATATcattttgtaacatttgacatttattttctcagactccctaataaattttctttggtgttattacagatgactaattacatttttagcccttgaaaaatgtgaaaaataatgcgatattgtttaaattattctggtacaaggtttttgtccactgaaaattgaaattactcaattttctgGTGGATTCCGTCCTAAGTTCCTTGTGTTGTATGTAATCTAGCCTACGTGTAAGCTCGCCATTTCGAGTGGCGAACGAAGCGAGCCAGGAGAGAACGTTTACGGGTGAGGGGAAGCCGCGAATTCGCCGGAAACGAGAGGGGGACTGGAACACTGCTGTTTCTGGGGACGCGCTGCTTAGCAATTggctaatttttttccctgtccctagtaacagcCCAAAAGTCTTTGCCAAaattaactcggcccagtttccttctcgttcgCGTGAACTCTCGCGATATTCTCAAACTAGAGAGATGTTTCTACGTTAATATGTACACAGATGTCCTGTTCTTCGCGTTTTACGCTGTGGTTAATACAGAACTGCTTTTCTTGACAGCGAGTACAATAAGGACCACACCCGTCATGAGCAAGATTCCTCCAATCACAGGCAAGGCCACGAGCAAGCCACAGGACAGTTGTAGGCTTCCGAACAGctacaaaatggaaaagaaaagaaaagaaagaaggataGCGTGTGATGGGCTTGGAATAGATTTCAGAAAAATTCTGAAATCGACAACCAAGGggttaaatttcttttttttgtctgtaaGGTTATCTACCACATGCCACGAAAACTAACCCTTAGTTTTCGAACTCACAATTTTTCTAAAAAGCTATTCCAGCTCAGCTAAACACATTTAACCCCGTTAAaaattgtattgttttttattgtattcaGTATTGTGTTTAATGTTTTcacattattttaagaaaaaaatgaaatgaagacACATTTTCTGTTCCAAATTGCATGGCCTCGTGACGCTGATGTAAAGGCAAATCTTTTAACCATGGtaacaaaatgtaacaattcGTATACTTACTCATTTTACGAATAAACAATACTTTGTAGtaatacctttttttgttttgctacttaccaaataaaatactttaaactgaatttaatttttgtggTGGTTTTTGAGggtaattattgtattgttttgcTAATACAGTAGTTATAAAAATAGCTGTTGTTTGTTAAGTGTTTACCTTAGAACGGAAAGTTTCAGCTGTTTCTTCATCAATGCCTCCCGACTTTTCTGACCACCAAATAGGAAAAAGTTTGTTCAGGAACGTGACATTGAGCTGTGGCTGGTAATCAGTGTATATTGATGTGTTCAGAATCATACCATTTAGTTGAAGGCGAAGTTTAAGATCCATTGCAGACCCTGATATTGGCTCTATACTTAGCTACAAGGAAAAACATGAGCACAAAATGGGTGAAAGTTTGCTAAAATAATGTTTCCCTATTTTAAGGGATCACGAAACTTAAGATCCGACCACGGCGACCGCAACGAGAACGTTAACAAAGCAATAGGTCTGATAAACAAAACACtgagcaggggcggatccaggattttttttaggagggggtgcacttgtctattgctctacttcaacaccaataaaccatatagttatttttggaaaaacccatttgtattagaaaaccgcaggtcatcttaGGGGTAGGGGGTGCgaaccccctgcaccctccccctagatccgcccctgctgaCAACACTACACTTGACAAACTAAGAGGGTTGGAGTAATCACGAAGAAGATTAAAACAACTCAAGTGTGTTCAAGTGAACCACAGCTTAATTACCTGCCCCGAATAATTCAGTCCAATAAACCAGATATTTTTTGTGCAatttacacacacacacagacacACAAAATTACCACTAAAGATTCTGATACTTACAAATGATTCGTGCTTCTTTTCTTCTGGAGCTGGGAGATCCAATTCCTCATGTAACGAGCCGCCATGAAGAAACCTCGGAAGGCTGAAGAAAAGGGGTCCTCCCGAGACCCTACTCACGTCAAATACCCCTTTAGTAAACACAGTCACATTGTTAACATCAAGAGCAGACTTATCCAGGGTGTATCGGTGCATTGGAATGCCGTGTAGTTCCACGTCTTGGGTGTGGCTGACGTTGACAGCGAACGAAAAGTCTGTTAGGAACAGCTCGTATCTTGATGCTAGACGACTGTATCCTGTCTTACATGGTTTCAAACTCTTTTGACCTGGAAATTGTATGTAGTAGCCACGTACTTTTAACTGGTCTTTGGTGGCGCTAGGGTAAAGACTTGAATCGATTTGTGTTTTACCATCAATAGCTAAAAACGAAAGGAGAGGACAACTCTtttaagtatatatatatatttcccGTTTTATTAGGACTTTCCTTCTTGAACTGCTGGACTGCTTTTCAATGgacaaaagaacattttatgaaCAGAGATCGCTGATATATCGATAGCTATTGCAAATATATAGCTGATTCATTAAAGGCTGctttgagaataataataataaacaattattattattattatttgagcATTGGGTATTTGGCATGGGCATACAGAACAATGCAATGATTTGCCTGaatgaccaccaaacaataaTGTAGGAGCCACGTACTTTTAACTGTTCTTCCTAGTGCCCAATTCTAAATGCCAAAAGCAACTTTCATTGAATCAGCCATATAAGCCATCAAGACCTTTTTGTCGTCGCCGCTTGCGGTTTACGTCTTCCATAAAATGTCCaattaggcaatttcacgtcgcagtcgttcaaaaacggcaaagaaacgtacaaaaagagtgtgatgcacgtgcaaagttgttgtttttccctctaaacctgttgcttttttgacgttctcgttgtcatCTTGTCGTCGGATCGTAGGGTCCCTACTTTAATGAACTGTAAGTTTCTATGTCTCTAAACCCATTGTGTCAGTAACACTTtcagtggtggtggtggtggtggtggtggtgggagaGACAGGCAGGTCtaaattaaattttggcttacATTTCGTAACCAGCATTCCGGGTTCCCGCCCCTTTTCATTGACTTTCTCTTTGTAGGCCTTTTCGATTGCGAAATATTAAGCATTGTTGCGGTAATTTCCCCTATATTTTTGTCCCGTTTCTTACCCTTCTAGAGCTATGCCTCCGGCTCTTTCCCTTTCCATTCCCGTCTCCCGTACCCCTCCCATCCCACCTCCCCGGCTCCCACCCCTCCCTCTTTTCTCCCACCCTTTACCTGCGTAGGTGAAACGCTGCTCTGTTGACTCACACGTGTAGAAGGTCGAGTTTTTCCCTTGAGCCTTCGCCTCTGTTTCGTTGTTATACGAAGTTACGGGACCAGATACTCGAATCTTTCTTGGAAATGGTGGAGGAAGAGGCAGCTTGTCCATTAAATATCCCAGTATTATTTCACTTTGGTTCCGTGTTGTCGTGAGACCATATTTATTGTTCTCCAAATATTGTAGAACAAACCTAGGTAGCGGTCCTGCGATGAATGCGGCAACAGCAAGTATGGCTGCTTGGTTATTTGTCGTGTTGTAACATGATGATGCGTTTGGACACAGAAAACTTTGAATCCATGGAGCAACAGATGATTTTACATTCTGGGGTACATTAGGATCGGCATGAATTCCAAGATTAATAGCCAGTCCACAGTCTTTACTTAGAAACggattgcttttgtttgtacaCCGTGCTAGGAGGGATGCATTTGTAAACGGTAAAAATGTCGAATCCGTGAGCGCTCCGTAAAGACCGCTCATTTCTTGAAGAGAGTAATCTCGTTTAAGAAGTCCGAAGATAGTATTTTGGGGATCAGGATGATTAGAATTTATCCAGGAACCAAACGCCAGAGTTGCAGTGGAAGGGAATTCTAATTGATCGGTCTGGGACTTTCCCATCAAAAGCaatgttttgtttctgtttctggTTTTACTATCCAAAGCGTGAAATACCAACTTCAATATGAGTGGTATAAACGCCGTCCCAAAGTCCTTCGCCGATCCAACTTTTGCAATGAGCCCAAGGTAAGCAGCATTTAGTACGGTCAACTGTAAAGAAAAATAGCGACCATTCTTAGTTTATAATTAAAGATGTAGTTTCAAGGACCACAGAATTAGCCACATATAAAAACACAAGTTAAAGCTTGCTTAAACTCTTTGTAAAGGAATCTCCTAGATTTCAACATTTTCGTTTATGACTAGTTTTCATTATTTCCTGGTGAAACCTTGTTTGATTTTAACGTAACATACCTGGTCATTTTCGTTGCACTTTgggcattctttgtctgttaaTGTTTTGTTGAATTTGGCCTTGTCAAAGGTCTTGCTTGTTACTCGATCGTTTTCAAATTTGACGTCAACCTTCACTGATTCTGTTGTGTAAATGTAAGGGCCTTTTTCCTCGAGCTGGTAAATAAGCAGATATCTTAAACTTATAAAGATGTTAGTGGAAATAaaattagttaattaattaataaattacaCATGGTTCATTTGATAATTTGGTTTTCCTCGCTTCCCTTCATTTTCAACCTTGTAACCAGTGTTCTCTCCTTCTCGTCGATACGGAGCGAGTAGGAGAGAAACTTGGAAACGAGTGTGCTTTATTCTTCCCATGAATAGTCGACGAGCGTGGGCAAGTCTATCAAAAAGATCAAAAACTGTTTTGAGAGCACCTATCTTATTAAAACGTTATAAACGTACACGACAAAATCTGACGGAAATagttcggggggggggggggggggggtccagtCTTGGTCTTGCGGAAACTGTTGTTGAATTGGCTTGTAGGAAGGGGAACACCGCAAAGCACACTACTGCCAAAATATCTTTGTGATAAATTagatttgtgtttctttcatgttttatacttctacatgagaaatttctgcaatttgat containing:
- the LOC140943169 gene encoding uncharacterized protein, which encodes MCNKKVVGIALLVIGIVLIAIGIIIGLLLPSIAFKEVEKTTCVNSKDSAGYERWKGRTYFTDRVYIWNITNKEGFLYRQEKPELEEKGPYIYTTESVKVDVKFENDRVTSKTFDKAKFNKTLTDKECPKCNENDQLTVLNAAYLGLIAKVGSAKDFGTAFIPLILKLVFHALDSKTRNRNKTLLLMGKSQTDQLEFPSTATLAFGSWINSNHPDPQNTIFGLLKRDYSLQEMSGLYGALTDSTFLPFTNASLLARCTNKSNPFLSKDCGLAINLGIHADPNVPQNVKSSVAPWIQSFLCPNASSCYNTTNNQAAILAVAAFIAGPLPRFVLQYLENNKYGLTTTRNQSEIILGYLMDKLPLPPPFPRKIRVSGPVTSYNNETEAKAQGKNSTFYTCESTEQRFTYAAIDGKTQIDSSLYPSATKDQLKVRGYYIQFPGQKSLKPCKTGYSRLASRYELFLTDFSFAVNVSHTQDVELHGIPMHRYTLDKSALDVNNVTVFTKGVFDVSRVSGGPLFFSLPRFLHGGSLHEELDLPAPEEKKHESFLSIEPISGSAMDLKLRLQLNGMILNTSIYTDYQPQLNVTFLNKLFPIWWSEKSGGIDEETAETFRSKLFGSLQLSCGLLVALPVIGGILLMTGVVLIVLAVKKSSSVLTTA